Proteins encoded by one window of Spirochaeta isovalerica:
- a CDS encoding aminoacyl-tRNA deacylase, with product MAVERLVSFLNQNGTDFRTIRHDPAYSSLSSAKAAHISGREMVKSVLLKADGSYLLVVLPSTEKIDFHRIKEITGSLSVSLADEEEVESIFPDCSPGAIPPLGNLYHMPVITDSDVLEKKDLFFEAGSHREIMRLHMNDFLKLTHPRIATVHRDF from the coding sequence ATGGCAGTAGAAAGGCTAGTCAGTTTTCTGAATCAGAACGGAACAGATTTCCGAACCATAAGACACGACCCGGCATACTCTTCTCTCTCATCAGCCAAGGCGGCGCATATATCCGGTCGGGAAATGGTTAAGTCCGTACTTTTGAAAGCAGACGGCTCCTATCTTCTTGTCGTTCTTCCCAGTACGGAAAAGATCGATTTTCACAGAATAAAAGAGATCACCGGATCATTATCCGTATCTCTGGCCGATGAAGAGGAGGTGGAATCGATATTCCCCGACTGTTCACCGGGAGCCATTCCTCCGCTGGGAAACCTTTATCACATGCCGGTCATTACCGATAGCGATGTCCTGGAAAAGAAAGATTTATTTTTCGAAGCGGGCAGCCACAGGGAGATTATGCGGCTCCATATGAATGATTTTCTAAAACTGACACACCCGAGAATAGCCACTGTTCACCGGGATTTCTGA
- a CDS encoding PspC domain-containing protein has translation MAQDRLYRSRNGMIFGVCQGIADWRDLPVGYIRLGVVIALVMTGFFPVGVLYIAAGMLLPVEPREGKSDYYERDSRGRREYRRENRRESRRERNGGFTFDDIREEFEDISSRVNRMEDEVIDKEKEWEKRFKEDS, from the coding sequence ATGGCACAGGATAGACTTTACCGATCGAGGAACGGCATGATCTTCGGCGTTTGCCAGGGAATCGCCGACTGGAGAGATCTTCCTGTTGGATATATCAGACTCGGAGTCGTTATAGCTCTGGTCATGACCGGCTTTTTTCCCGTTGGTGTTCTATATATTGCAGCGGGAATGCTGCTGCCTGTTGAACCGAGAGAAGGGAAAAGCGATTATTATGAACGCGATTCCAGGGGAAGACGGGAGTACAGAAGAGAAAACCGCAGAGAGAGTCGCCGGGAAAGGAACGGAGGTTTTACCTTCGATGATATCCGGGAGGAATTTGAAGATATTTCGTCGCGGGTGAACAGGATGGAAGATGAGGTTATTGATAAAGAAAAAGAATGGGAAAAGCGATTTAAAGAAGATTCATGA
- a CDS encoding PspA/IM30 family protein produces the protein MGIFTRFMDIVNSNINALLDKAEDPEKMIRLMMQEMEDTLVDLKSSCAAKIASRSRVTREQEELEKKVTRWTERAQLAVEKGRDDLAREALIEKKEAQVALDELNRELEHLNQIIDECKNNIVLIEEKLQTVIQKHKALIRRGKEAKEKTKVNKVMRDASGSGVITRFSELENRIERMESEAEMSGYGASSSLENEFSKLEAGDEVDDELAELKKTVKKTKSE, from the coding sequence ATGGGTATTTTCACAAGATTTATGGATATCGTGAATTCCAATATAAACGCTCTTCTCGACAAGGCGGAGGATCCGGAAAAAATGATCCGGCTGATGATGCAGGAAATGGAGGACACTCTCGTGGATCTCAAATCCTCCTGCGCAGCTAAAATCGCTTCCCGGTCACGGGTCACCAGAGAACAGGAAGAGCTTGAGAAAAAAGTAACGCGCTGGACTGAACGAGCGCAGCTGGCTGTAGAAAAAGGCCGCGATGACCTGGCCAGAGAGGCCCTTATCGAGAAAAAAGAAGCTCAGGTCGCACTGGATGAACTGAATCGCGAACTGGAGCACTTGAACCAGATTATCGATGAGTGTAAAAATAATATCGTTCTCATTGAAGAAAAACTTCAGACTGTGATACAGAAGCATAAAGCGCTGATCCGCAGAGGCAAAGAAGCCAAAGAAAAGACGAAAGTCAATAAGGTCATGCGCGACGCCTCCGGTTCGGGAGTCATCACACGGTTCAGTGAACTGGAAAACAGGATAGAGAGAATGGAATCGGAAGCCGAAATGTCGGGGTACGGAGCTTCGAGCTCTCTTGAAAACGAGTTCAGCAAACTGGAAGCCGGCGATGAAGTCGATGACGAACTGGCGGAACTGAAAAAAACAGTAAAGAAAACAAAATCGGAGTAG
- a CDS encoding PspC domain-containing protein: MAYCERTARLYRSRRGMIFGVCQGIADWRGINAGYVRLALVVLTVFTGFFPFGLLYLLAAFFLPLEPSFHERESRSWYRSGVRKGFDDLRQEFDDLSSRFNKMDRRSYSKERDWDDRFKDDRA, encoded by the coding sequence ATGGCCTATTGTGAAAGAACAGCGAGACTGTATCGTTCGAGACGTGGTATGATATTCGGTGTCTGCCAGGGAATCGCCGACTGGAGAGGAATTAATGCAGGATATGTGAGACTGGCTCTTGTTGTCCTGACTGTCTTCACGGGCTTCTTCCCCTTCGGTCTGCTCTATCTGCTGGCTGCCTTCTTCCTTCCTCTGGAACCGTCATTCCATGAAAGGGAGAGCCGATCCTGGTATAGATCGGGAGTCAGAAAGGGATTCGATGATCTGAGACAGGAATTTGATGATTTGTCTTCACGGTTTAACAAAATGGATCGCCGAAGCTACAGCAAAGAGAGAGACTGGGACGACCGGTTTAAGGACGACCGTGCCTGA
- a CDS encoding DNA topoisomerase III: MKTIVLAEKPSVGRELARVLKCEKKTKSFCEGKDYIVTWAMGHLVELADPGEYDEKYQRWDLKTLPMLPEKMKHKVIRKTSHQFRTVQGILKRKDVDRLVIATDAGREGELVARWIMRLSGWKGKTERLWISSQTDQAIREGFKNLKPGKNYINLFHSAEARAEADWLVGLNITRALSCRYDTRLSAGRVQTPTLAMIVKREEEIENFLPQEYWNVEADLGAFTAQWRNDKGINRFSQYEEALALASKMEDGEAIILEIDKKKKSEAPPKAYDLTELQRDGNRYLGFSAKKTLQVLQGLYERHKYVTYPRTDSRHITTDMVPTLKDRLKAVRETAYRDQINSLLEKDLKPGKNFVDNSRVTDHHAIIPTEEKADLKNLTVDEKQLFDLIVRRFVVVLSEPYRYESISMTLEIKGEKVYARGNRTLEKGWKSIDRQSGYSEGENDSQLPDQALSEYAKGDLFPVKSVSTRKGLTKPPARYSEATLLTAMENPSKFVSDKKLKETIRQGGLGTPATRADIIEKLLSSYYIDRKGKELVPTAVGMELIRIVPDMLKSPELTAQWEQRFTDIAEGREQTRAFISEIREETKRLVSQVKNSKLTYEPKNLSRKDCPMCGKKLMEIHDKKGNPKFVCQSLACGYEDEPEKKNDPYRRQGRKEKAMNSRLVRQYSSKEKDTMTLGDMIKAQMKDK; this comes from the coding sequence ATGAAAACAATTGTGTTGGCAGAAAAACCCAGTGTCGGACGAGAGCTGGCCAGGGTATTGAAATGCGAAAAAAAGACAAAAAGCTTCTGTGAAGGAAAAGATTATATTGTGACATGGGCTATGGGCCATCTCGTAGAACTGGCCGATCCCGGGGAATACGATGAGAAGTATCAAAGATGGGATTTGAAGACGCTTCCCATGCTCCCCGAAAAGATGAAACACAAAGTGATCCGCAAAACTTCCCATCAGTTTCGCACAGTGCAGGGTATCCTCAAAAGAAAAGATGTGGATCGCCTGGTCATAGCCACCGATGCCGGGCGGGAGGGAGAGCTCGTAGCCCGATGGATCATGCGGCTTTCCGGCTGGAAAGGGAAAACCGAGAGGCTTTGGATCAGCTCTCAGACAGACCAGGCTATCCGGGAGGGATTTAAAAATCTGAAACCGGGGAAAAACTATATAAACCTGTTTCATTCCGCTGAAGCCCGGGCTGAAGCGGATTGGCTTGTGGGACTCAATATAACCAGGGCTTTGAGCTGCCGATACGACACCCGTCTCTCGGCGGGTCGCGTCCAGACTCCGACTCTCGCCATGATTGTAAAGAGAGAAGAGGAAATCGAGAACTTCCTGCCTCAGGAATACTGGAATGTGGAGGCGGATCTGGGAGCCTTTACAGCGCAATGGAGAAACGATAAGGGAATCAACCGGTTCAGCCAATACGAAGAAGCCCTCGCGCTGGCATCAAAAATGGAAGACGGCGAAGCCATCATTCTCGAGATAGATAAAAAAAAGAAGAGTGAAGCACCTCCCAAAGCCTACGACCTGACAGAGCTTCAGAGAGATGGAAACCGCTATCTCGGGTTCTCGGCCAAAAAGACGCTTCAAGTCCTCCAGGGCCTCTATGAAAGACACAAATACGTCACCTATCCGAGAACGGATTCCCGCCACATCACAACAGATATGGTTCCGACATTGAAGGACAGGCTCAAGGCTGTGAGAGAAACAGCCTATAGAGATCAGATAAATTCCCTTCTGGAGAAAGATCTGAAACCGGGAAAGAATTTCGTGGACAACAGCCGTGTGACGGATCACCATGCCATTATCCCGACAGAAGAAAAGGCCGATCTGAAAAACCTTACGGTCGATGAAAAACAGCTCTTCGACCTCATCGTCCGGCGCTTCGTCGTCGTTCTTTCCGAACCTTATCGATATGAGAGCATATCCATGACTCTGGAGATTAAGGGAGAGAAGGTATATGCAAGAGGAAACCGGACTCTTGAAAAAGGGTGGAAAAGCATAGACAGGCAGTCGGGCTATTCCGAAGGGGAGAATGATTCCCAGCTGCCCGACCAGGCACTTTCCGAATACGCCAAAGGGGATTTATTTCCAGTAAAATCGGTAAGTACACGAAAAGGACTGACCAAACCGCCGGCGCGCTACAGTGAAGCGACGCTTCTGACAGCCATGGAAAATCCTTCGAAATTTGTCTCCGATAAAAAGCTGAAGGAAACAATCCGCCAGGGCGGACTGGGAACCCCGGCGACAAGAGCCGATATCATTGAAAAGCTGCTCTCATCCTACTACATTGACAGAAAAGGGAAAGAACTTGTCCCGACAGCCGTAGGTATGGAACTGATACGAATCGTTCCGGATATGCTTAAATCTCCCGAATTAACCGCCCAGTGGGAACAGCGATTTACCGACATAGCGGAGGGCCGGGAACAGACAAGAGCCTTTATCAGCGAAATCCGGGAGGAGACGAAGCGACTTGTCTCTCAGGTAAAAAACAGCAAACTGACTTACGAACCCAAAAACCTCAGCAGGAAAGACTGCCCCATGTGCGGAAAAAAACTGATGGAGATCCATGATAAAAAGGGGAATCCCAAATTTGTCTGCCAGTCCCTGGCCTGCGGATACGAAGACGAGCCGGAAAAGAAAAACGATCCCTATAGACGACAGGGGCGGAAAGAGAAAGCGATGAACTCCCGCCTGGTCCGTCAGTACAGCAGTAAGGAAAAAGATACCATGACACTGGGAGATATGATTAAGGCTCAGATGAAGGATAAATAG
- a CDS encoding SPL family radical SAM protein, with translation MDRKDRMAPFRDNHTYKKLNGEERDFISRISDQYQLTFQDIKMLIDISRDLSIWDEGNLSGLWNIPDDENLKGKQLKQHLMNNVKDRWEQLKKGLNDYSKFSGRTDSSGKTNFVRLNDESTILGSCPVASEKTRCCNLKTLDVVLNCGFDCTYCSIQSFFDNDRVYFHENLEEKLRKLNLDPAKRYHIGTGQSSDSLMWGNREGILDKLNSFAGENRNVILELKTKSRNIAWLLENDVAPNIFATWSLNTPAIAGNEEHFAASPEQRLESARKVADKGIPVGFHFHPIVHYKGWEDDYKSLTTSIQNMFSPEEVALLSMGTLTYIKPVIRKIRDREMKSKILEMPMIDAGGKLSYPIEIKRELFGTVYNSFSEDWKKEVFFYLCMEDQSLWEPLFGRSYRNNEEFENDMIESYFRKVPL, from the coding sequence ATGGACAGAAAAGACAGGATGGCTCCCTTCAGGGACAATCATACCTATAAGAAACTGAATGGTGAAGAGCGGGATTTCATTTCCCGTATTTCAGACCAGTATCAGCTGACGTTTCAGGATATCAAAATGCTGATCGATATTTCCCGTGATCTTTCGATCTGGGATGAGGGGAATCTTTCCGGTTTATGGAATATTCCCGACGACGAGAACCTCAAGGGCAAGCAGCTGAAACAACATTTGATGAACAATGTCAAAGACAGGTGGGAACAGCTGAAAAAGGGGCTCAATGATTATTCGAAGTTCTCGGGACGAACAGACAGTTCCGGAAAAACAAATTTCGTCAGGCTCAATGATGAGAGCACCATTCTGGGAAGCTGTCCCGTGGCATCGGAAAAAACCCGATGCTGCAATCTGAAAACACTCGACGTCGTTCTCAACTGCGGATTTGATTGCACCTACTGTTCTATTCAATCTTTTTTCGATAACGACCGGGTCTACTTTCATGAAAATCTGGAAGAAAAACTCCGGAAACTCAATCTCGACCCGGCAAAGAGATACCATATAGGTACAGGGCAGTCCTCCGATTCTCTCATGTGGGGAAACAGGGAAGGCATACTCGATAAACTCAACAGCTTCGCCGGAGAGAACAGGAATGTCATACTCGAGCTGAAAACCAAATCGAGAAACATAGCCTGGTTACTGGAAAACGATGTAGCGCCCAATATTTTTGCCACATGGTCCCTCAACACGCCGGCCATTGCCGGGAATGAAGAGCATTTTGCCGCCTCTCCGGAACAACGTCTGGAAAGCGCCAGAAAAGTTGCCGACAAAGGCATTCCCGTAGGATTCCATTTTCATCCGATCGTTCACTACAAAGGCTGGGAAGATGACTATAAATCTTTGACGACATCCATTCAGAATATGTTTTCTCCCGAAGAAGTGGCTCTCCTTTCCATGGGGACTTTGACCTATATAAAACCGGTGATACGGAAAATCCGGGACAGGGAAATGAAAAGCAAAATTCTGGAAATGCCCATGATCGATGCGGGAGGAAAACTGTCCTACCCCATTGAGATTAAAAGGGAGCTGTTCGGAACGGTTTACAACAGCTTTTCAGAAGATTGGAAAAAGGAAGTATTCTTTTATCTCTGCATGGAAGATCAGTCGCTATGGGAGCCTCTTTTCGGAAGAAGCTACAGGAACAATGAAGAATTCGAAAACGATATGATTGAATCCTATTTCAGGAAAGTCCCTTTATGA
- a CDS encoding response regulator transcription factor, translating to MKGKPVHINRVLIVDDSLVARMLLKKCLGNGFELYEAETGEQGLDVFRSIDMDLVFLDLNMPGMGGFKTLKAMMEYNPQAKVAVISADRQVSTIMNCVTAGACTVLKKPPREESIQKTIHALETGEDLLVEGIQDE from the coding sequence TTGAAAGGAAAACCCGTGCATATCAACCGCGTTTTAATAGTTGATGATTCCCTCGTCGCCAGAATGCTCCTCAAAAAATGTCTCGGCAATGGGTTTGAGCTTTATGAAGCCGAAACGGGAGAACAGGGTTTGGACGTCTTCCGCTCAATCGATATGGATCTCGTTTTTCTCGATCTGAACATGCCCGGCATGGGAGGATTCAAAACTCTGAAAGCGATGATGGAGTACAATCCCCAGGCGAAAGTCGCCGTTATATCAGCCGACAGACAAGTTTCCACGATTATGAACTGCGTGACGGCCGGAGCCTGCACCGTTCTGAAAAAACCACCCAGGGAAGAGAGCATACAAAAAACCATTCATGCCCTTGAAACTGGAGAAGACTTGCTTGTAGAGGGTATTCAGGATGAGTAA
- a CDS encoding chemotaxis protein CheC yields MSNAPIPLFSNMEKQILQEIMNIAFGSASGDLEEIIGVSVILHIPEVEIIPIETLLDYLEENLKLKDESTIIEEMFTGDFSGSALLMFPESIKPDLLALLSGIKDLPHDEEPEIDRTRKEVFLEIGNILIGTSVGKITELLKTSVSYKPPVAIDGKPEDFTHVLANINADSVAIILKTYFSFKNHDLNGTMMIVSSHQSVIWLKNALNSFLEAYR; encoded by the coding sequence ATGAGTAACGCGCCTATCCCCCTGTTCAGCAATATGGAAAAACAGATTCTTCAGGAAATCATGAATATTGCTTTCGGCTCTGCCTCCGGCGATCTGGAAGAGATAATCGGAGTCTCGGTCATCCTTCATATTCCCGAAGTGGAAATTATCCCGATTGAAACGCTGCTGGATTATCTTGAGGAAAACCTCAAGTTAAAGGATGAGAGCACAATCATCGAGGAGATGTTTACGGGGGATTTTTCCGGCTCAGCCCTTCTTATGTTTCCGGAAAGCATAAAACCCGACCTGCTTGCACTCTTAAGCGGCATAAAAGATCTTCCCCACGATGAGGAACCTGAAATTGACCGAACAAGAAAAGAAGTCTTTCTGGAGATAGGCAATATTCTCATTGGTACCAGTGTCGGAAAAATCACGGAGCTGCTGAAAACTTCAGTATCCTATAAACCGCCAGTGGCTATTGACGGCAAACCTGAAGACTTTACCCATGTCCTTGCAAACATAAATGCCGATAGTGTCGCCATTATCCTGAAAACCTATTTCTCTTTTAAAAATCACGACCTGAACGGGACTATGATGATCGTCTCGAGCCACCAGTCTGTCATCTGGTTGAAAAACGCCCTCAATTCCTTTCTCGAAGCTTACCGCTGA
- a CDS encoding RluA family pseudouridine synthase, with the protein MKQFEPDCAPEVVYEDTWFYIVSKEREELTVPGRGPEKAHCLMSRAAEWLGEVYNIHRLDQPTSGLVILARTPEAQREMSRLFEARKVEKVYIARVRGKIEKDEGIIDLPLRGDRENRPRQIVDPERGKKAITRWRIKKEGERWTELFLYPETGRTHQLRVHLASIGHPIMGDRLYDDETDEMLMGELKLHASALAFKHPFTGEFLSVESKPDFDVDRKDQSR; encoded by the coding sequence TTGAAACAATTTGAACCGGATTGCGCGCCGGAAGTTGTCTATGAAGATACATGGTTCTATATCGTCAGCAAGGAGAGAGAGGAACTCACCGTTCCCGGCAGAGGGCCGGAGAAAGCTCATTGCCTCATGTCCCGGGCAGCTGAATGGCTTGGAGAGGTGTACAATATTCACCGACTCGATCAGCCTACATCGGGATTGGTTATACTCGCCAGGACGCCCGAAGCCCAAAGAGAGATGAGCCGCCTCTTCGAAGCCCGGAAGGTTGAAAAAGTTTATATAGCCCGTGTCCGTGGAAAAATCGAAAAAGATGAAGGAATTATCGATCTGCCTCTCCGGGGGGATCGGGAAAACCGGCCCAGACAGATTGTTGACCCTGAAAGGGGTAAAAAAGCCATAACACGATGGAGAATAAAAAAAGAGGGAGAGAGGTGGACGGAGCTCTTTCTCTATCCCGAAACAGGCCGGACCCATCAGTTGAGAGTGCACCTCGCATCGATCGGCCATCCCATTATGGGAGATCGTCTGTATGATGATGAAACTGATGAAATGCTGATGGGCGAACTGAAGCTCCACGCTTCGGCGCTCGCCTTTAAGCACCCCTTTACCGGGGAGTTTCTATCAGTGGAAAGTAAACCGGATTTCGATGTCGATCGTAAGGATCAGTCCAGATAG
- a CDS encoding YgiQ family radical SAM protein has protein sequence MTESFLPVSKEEMNKKGWDRPDFVLVTGDAYVDHPSFGAALIARVLEKEGFRVAILAQPDWRKIESFREFGRPRLAFLVTGGNMDSMVSNYTAARKPRSSDVYSPGGKTGRRPDRATIVYCAAVKQAFKKMPVIIGGMEASLRRLAHYDYWSGKLRRSILLDSKADILVYGMGEHQIVEIARLMDSGVRIGEIQNVRGTVYRTQEKPDPAMVHILPSYKDISRDKRTFAQSFRIQYLNTDPFQGKTLAEPYGEDYVVQNPAAFPLKEEELDGVYELPYCRDVHPFYGKEGEVKALEEVLFSLASSRGCFGGCSFCALNFHQGRIISSRSRESLVREAAGFPEDSRFKGYIHDVGGPTANFRKPACSKQETKGACPEKSCLSPVPCPAIEVDHGEYLELLRDLRKLEGIKKVFIRSGIRYDYLLLDKDESFFHELVKHHISGQLKVAPEHISDKVLTIMGKPGKDVFDRFRKRFGEINEEVGKKQFLVPYLISSHPGSTLDDAVELAEYLRDSGLRADQVQDFIPTPGTLSTAMFYSGYNPLTMKKVHVVDNPREKAMQRALLQYRKPQNRQLVEEALKKCGRTDLIGNGARCLIRKNDPAGMKKKRRQKSR, from the coding sequence ATGACCGAGAGTTTTCTCCCCGTAAGTAAAGAAGAAATGAATAAAAAGGGCTGGGACCGCCCCGATTTCGTACTGGTGACCGGCGATGCCTATGTGGACCACCCCTCATTCGGCGCCGCCCTGATCGCCCGAGTCCTGGAAAAAGAAGGGTTCCGCGTAGCCATTCTGGCACAGCCCGACTGGCGGAAGATCGAATCCTTCAGGGAATTCGGACGGCCGCGCCTCGCTTTTCTGGTGACGGGCGGAAACATGGATTCCATGGTTTCCAATTATACAGCTGCGAGAAAACCCAGAAGTTCCGACGTCTACAGTCCCGGAGGCAAAACAGGCCGCCGTCCCGACAGAGCGACAATCGTCTATTGTGCAGCGGTGAAACAGGCTTTTAAAAAGATGCCTGTCATCATCGGGGGGATGGAAGCATCACTTCGGCGATTGGCCCACTATGATTACTGGTCGGGAAAGCTCCGGAGATCCATCTTGCTCGATTCGAAAGCCGATATTCTCGTTTACGGGATGGGTGAACATCAGATCGTGGAAATCGCCCGTCTCATGGATTCGGGAGTGCGTATCGGAGAGATTCAAAATGTGCGGGGGACGGTCTACCGGACACAGGAAAAGCCCGATCCTGCAATGGTTCATATTCTTCCCTCCTATAAAGACATCAGCCGTGACAAGAGGACATTCGCACAGTCTTTCAGAATACAGTATCTCAATACCGATCCCTTTCAGGGTAAAACTCTGGCGGAACCCTATGGGGAAGACTACGTCGTTCAGAATCCAGCGGCTTTTCCCCTGAAAGAAGAGGAACTGGACGGCGTTTACGAGCTCCCCTACTGCCGGGATGTCCACCCTTTTTATGGAAAAGAAGGCGAAGTCAAAGCTCTGGAAGAGGTCCTGTTCAGTCTGGCCAGCAGCCGGGGCTGCTTCGGAGGGTGCAGTTTTTGCGCGCTCAACTTTCATCAGGGGCGAATTATCAGCTCCCGCAGCCGGGAATCTCTGGTCCGGGAAGCCGCGGGTTTCCCGGAAGACAGCCGTTTCAAAGGCTATATTCACGATGTGGGAGGGCCTACAGCCAATTTCCGTAAGCCTGCCTGTTCAAAGCAAGAGACAAAAGGCGCCTGTCCGGAAAAATCCTGTCTCTCTCCCGTACCCTGTCCGGCCATAGAAGTCGATCATGGCGAGTATCTCGAATTGCTGCGCGATTTGAGAAAACTTGAGGGAATAAAAAAAGTGTTTATCCGTTCGGGTATACGATATGATTACCTGCTGCTTGATAAAGATGAAAGCTTTTTTCACGAACTGGTTAAGCATCATATAAGCGGCCAGTTGAAGGTGGCGCCCGAGCATATCTCCGATAAAGTTCTGACAATTATGGGAAAGCCGGGAAAAGACGTCTTTGACCGCTTCCGGAAACGGTTCGGGGAAATTAACGAAGAAGTGGGTAAGAAGCAGTTTCTCGTTCCCTATCTCATCTCCTCTCACCCCGGCTCAACTCTCGACGATGCCGTTGAGCTGGCGGAATACTTGCGCGATTCGGGATTGAGAGCCGATCAGGTTCAGGATTTTATACCCACACCCGGGACACTTTCCACAGCTATGTTTTATTCAGGATATAATCCTCTGACCATGAAAAAAGTTCATGTGGTAGATAATCCGAGAGAAAAGGCCATGCAGAGAGCCCTGCTTCAGTACCGGAAGCCGCAAAACCGACAGCTGGTGGAAGAAGCTCTGAAGAAATGCGGAAGGACAGATCTCATCGGGAACGGTGCCAGGTGCCTGATTAGAAAAAACGACCCGGCGGGTATGAAGAAGAAGCGCCGTCAGAAATCCCGGTGA
- a CDS encoding SUMF1/EgtB/PvdO family nonheme iron enzyme: protein MRKFLLLSIVLFFTYPLFSQAKTALIIGNGDYKHFSTLSNPVDEARDMRNALQRIGFEVILLTDGTEDEIYDAITLFEDKLKAKGGLALFHYGGHGVQVNGSNYLIPVNADIPDERRVKSRAVDVEEIVSAMASSGSRTNIIILDACRDNPLPGESRSASRGLAVIGNQPPDSIIVYSADAGTTAQDGLFTPTLLKYIETPGLEFYDILKKVRTEVREASGGMQRTGDYNQLESDIYLAGRGSGSGLIVEREEFGSLRISVFEPCEVFIDGRPAGSLEANSSAVLNDVKTGSRTVEAVYREGRETLEVRIYKNETSEAAFKQRIKKESPVDENNLVRVSGGTVEMGALLGDSDEKPTHFITVSDFIISRYEVTQKEYEAVMGRNPSDRNYSYGDDYPVNKVSWLDAIEFCNKLSLLEGLEPCYSGRGRSLACDFDANGYRLPTEAEWFFAAGGGTVGQAKSIYAGANLPGPVSWYDNNSSNTVHPVGLKNPNELGLYDMSGNVAEWCWDYYGEYTSSLKVDPTGPEEGRQRVVRGGGWNNLSTDGRINKRKSESIAGKSFNLGFRIVRRE from the coding sequence ATGAGAAAGTTTTTACTATTAAGTATAGTCTTGTTTTTTACATATCCTCTTTTCAGTCAGGCTAAAACAGCACTGATTATCGGAAATGGCGATTACAAACATTTTTCGACCTTATCTAATCCGGTAGATGAAGCCAGAGATATGAGAAATGCCCTTCAGAGAATCGGATTTGAGGTCATTCTCCTGACGGACGGAACGGAAGACGAAATCTACGATGCCATTACGCTTTTTGAGGATAAACTGAAAGCCAAAGGCGGATTGGCTCTGTTTCATTACGGCGGCCACGGCGTGCAGGTCAACGGCTCGAACTATCTCATTCCGGTCAATGCCGATATTCCCGATGAGAGAAGAGTCAAATCCCGCGCTGTCGATGTTGAAGAGATAGTAAGCGCCATGGCATCTTCCGGAAGCCGGACGAATATTATTATTCTTGATGCCTGCCGGGACAATCCTCTGCCTGGTGAATCGAGAAGCGCTTCCCGGGGGCTCGCCGTTATAGGAAATCAGCCTCCCGATTCGATTATAGTCTATTCCGCCGATGCGGGAACGACGGCTCAGGACGGACTTTTTACACCGACTCTGCTCAAATATATTGAAACGCCCGGGCTTGAATTTTACGATATTCTGAAAAAAGTCAGGACCGAAGTCAGGGAAGCGTCGGGCGGTATGCAGAGAACCGGCGATTACAATCAGCTTGAAAGCGATATCTATCTGGCCGGAAGAGGTTCGGGCAGCGGGTTGATCGTTGAAAGAGAAGAATTCGGATCTCTTCGAATTTCTGTCTTTGAACCCTGTGAAGTCTTTATTGACGGACGGCCTGCCGGAAGTCTGGAAGCCAATTCCTCGGCTGTTCTTAATGATGTCAAAACTGGCTCCCGCACAGTGGAAGCCGTTTACCGGGAGGGCCGGGAGACTCTTGAAGTTCGCATTTATAAAAATGAAACATCAGAAGCCGCTTTCAAGCAGCGCATTAAAAAAGAGTCGCCAGTCGATGAAAATAATCTGGTCCGTGTTTCCGGAGGGACCGTCGAGATGGGCGCTCTGCTTGGCGACAGCGATGAGAAACCCACTCATTTTATAACGGTCAGCGACTTCATTATCAGCCGATACGAAGTAACTCAGAAAGAATACGAAGCCGTTATGGGCAGAAATCCCTCAGACCGCAATTACAGTTATGGAGATGATTATCCGGTTAATAAAGTCTCGTGGCTCGATGCGATTGAGTTCTGCAATAAGTTGAGCCTGCTGGAAGGGCTTGAGCCCTGTTATTCCGGGCGCGGGCGATCTCTCGCATGTGATTTCGATGCCAACGGTTACCGTCTGCCGACAGAAGCCGAGTGGTTTTTTGCCGCCGGAGGAGGAACCGTCGGTCAGGCGAAAAGCATATATGCGGGTGCGAATCTCCCGGGGCCGGTTTCCTGGTACGACAATAACAGTTCCAATACCGTGCATCCCGTCGGATTGAAAAACCCCAATGAGCTCGGGCTGTATGATATGTCGGGAAATGTCGCGGAATGGTGCTGGGATTATTATGGCGAATATACCTCTTCTTTGAAAGTCGATCCCACCGGTCCGGAAGAGGGACGTCAGAGAGTCGTTCGGGGAGGCGGTTGGAACAATCTGAGTACGGATGGAAGGATAAATAAAAGGAAGTCCGAGAGCATCGCGGGAAAAAGCTTTAATCTCGGTTTCAGAATCGTGAGAAGGGAATAA